Genomic DNA from Choristoneura fumiferana chromosome 19, NRCan_CFum_1, whole genome shotgun sequence:
cgggctgccgaAAGAGCGtacgctgggaggacagtgtccaggcggatcatCGACGTCTCCACGACCACGACTGGCAATAGGCtgtgcacgatcgggacagatggcatgctcttgtttcggaggccaagaccctctttgggtccctgagccaaattagttagatagcttattagtctggtcaacatttaggatactttatgttacggaaaataaatatttttggatataataaaaaattgctctaaatcggattccgcgcggacgcagtcgacggcaacaattagttttaaataaatttatagctcttctaaaattgtctggagcatgaagcgatgcttttcttattttcgtgacttgagaagtatggatatgtaggagaaagttatttatcttcagtcagaggagattccaaagttgattgtctgggACATAAAGCGATGTTTTCCCTATtttcgtcgcttgaaaagtatagatatgtagaagaaagttctttttcttcagtcagaggaggttctacagttatttttgatgaagattctttttccTTATGGCATtcccgagctcgacgggaatcaacaatttcgggtagtaaccagtccatataaaatgaaattagtttgtctttcattttttccccaaaatgtatcatctataagtatgattgctgttttgaggtgatgattttcaccactccacacagcaaatatacactgtgctcgacacgtgacatggagaccttggatctggtcataccagttactatttttgttaatttcagtagttttagtttccttttcataattctacatctgaatttcgttttctttgatacatttttcaagtccatttctaaaggctacacttcaaccgggcactttatttcacttttacttaaagatgatacattttgggagaaaaaattaaagacaaactaatttcaaaattgaaaatacaaactgaaatatagatgcacagaaaaaccggaaaaaAAGGACCAGCACtagaaatcgaacccaggtcctcggtattctgtacgcgtgctataccgctacaccactgctggtccaccagcagtgaccagcagtggtNNNNNNNNNNNNNNNNNNNNNNNNNNNNNNNNNNNNNNNNNNNNNNNNNNNNNNNNNNNNNNNNNNNNNNNNNNNNNNNNNNNNNNNNNNNNNNNNNNNNNNNNNNNNNNNNNNNNNNNNNNNNNNNNNNNNNNNNNNNNNNNNNNNNNNNNNNNNNNNNNNNNNNNNNNNNNNNNNNNNNNNNNNNNNNNNNNNNNNNNNNNNNNNNNNNNNNNNNNNNNNNNNNNNNNNNNNNNNNNNNNNNNNNNNNNNNNNNNNNNNNNNNNNNNNNNNNNNNNNNNNNNNNNNNNNNNNNNNNNNNNNNNNNNNNNNNNNNNNNNNNNNNNNNNNNNNNNNNNNNNNNNNNNNNNNNNNNNNNNNNNNNNNNNNNNNNNNNNNNNNNNNNNNNNNNCGCAATTCAATTCCCTCActgtaatatataattttcgATTTCCTAGTCGAGAAACTCGCGCAAGAAAGAAGAGCTTGGAACTCAGCAGCGAAGCGAAGTTAATCAGCTACCTGGAATCAGGTGCTGCTAATAACAATACTAATGAAGAGGtaagttcattaaaaaatataaaaaaataacccaaaaaaaatctgactgcaaaaaaccatgaaaataattttcttccacTTTAAAATTGGTTCCTCAGCCTGAGCCAGCAGGACCTACTTTATTACTTCTGCCGACTGGTCCTGAGGTACCGATTTCAAACTGGTAGATTTTTTCCAATGGTTTTTTGGAGTtagataacaaaattaaattattcctAACTGATTACCAATTATTGACGTGTATACGACGATTAATGGCTTGTTTTACATTAAATCACCATAGTCAGTGTTTTGTGAATTTCTTTTTACAGATGAGGAGAAAACACAGTATGGAATCATCTTACAGTGCCATGAAAGAGAGACATAATAAACAAGGTAACTTTACATTACGAGCCTTTATTTAGTTTTGAAACTATTTAGAATCTGACTTTCACCATTTTCAGTCAAACTTTGtagaatgagggtagaaagagtgTTGTTTAGACGAGTGTTGACAATAAATGCCAAGCTAAACTAAATTGTAAGGACATTTTCTATTAATCATACAAGCACATTTTATAGATCTGTACTTCCAGTACAGTGAGTAAAAAAAGCTCATTTACAGGTGCGCTGGTGTCGGCCGGCTTCAAAGTGTCGACGACCATCCGACCCGACGAACAGCCGAAGGACGACCGCGACGATCTGTCCTCAGTCCACAAAGACATTGACGACATGCGGTTCGATTCTCTTAGGAAATCATacaggttaaataaataaactacccttaggtaccttacctaccttctCTTAGGTTAATGATAAGTAAATTATCCATATTACCTTCTGTATACAATCGGACAAGGTCAGCGCGCGCAGCTCGATAATAGTTCCTTTAATTCTcagtatttgttaaaaaaatgttattcgaTTTAAAAAATTTACTTCTCTTTTGTAAAAGTGGTATACTTAGAATTTCATAGGCAATAGTTTGTCACACACTGAAGGAATGGAAAATTAGTTACCAGCAATTTGTAGTAATTCTAAAATCGATACATAACAAGTACATCGGTAGTAAGGAATGTAAGAGGAGACGGGAATTTACATACCTGTCTATAAGCAACATACCAAAAGCCTAGCTTTTATTTTCAGCCAAGAAGACTTATCGGAATGGACGGATGCAGAACGACGGATTGGGGAATTGTGAGTACCTCTGAACTTGGGCTGTTATAAAATACTACAGGGTATAATTTTGAACGTGATCCTACATTAGTGTTTCTAGCTTagttaatgctggacaatataatgcattaatttACTCATTTGTTGAAATTAGGCAGATAAAATGTACCCTGTATATTAAAGAGCTTTAGGCCAGTTTACTcgtagacctgcaagaaaagtCGTGCAAGTGACCACTTAAAACTACCTACTTTGCttcacggcctcgcaatgtattgcaatttgcaagatttttctTCGAAACTATAATAGAAATCAAACTTTTCTTGGTCTTTACCTCATTATGTCGAAACACGTGAGTTTCATTCTACTGTTCGTTCGAGAGGATgtagttaaaaatgtttttcttttcgaGCAAGAAACTCATTAGCTATTCAAGGTTATAATCTAAACTGAATATTCTTCGGAATACTGGCAAAACAACAATTCTTCATCCTTCAAAAATCCTTCATTGTGTCTTGTcaattgtttgtcatctgtgtttgtttacttattttgtacaataaagagttttacatacatacagttcAGATTAGAATTCAACGATCCTCGTGGTTCGAGGTTAAGAACCTAGTGGAATGAAAAATCCTGATAGTCAAACATGGCTTTTTCAGACCCTCGATCATGTCACACATGTACTCGTAATAACACGTAATTTAAATTTCATACTTTCAGAACCTTATCTGAAGCCCGTTCCGTGGGCGGAACCCTGCCAGCGAGCACGGGACGAGCGGCATCATCCACTCGCTTAACACACCAGGTAAAACTTCCATACAACCATGTGGTCGCCGTTTAGTAACTGCTACTTCTTTCTTTTAAAGAAGTAGTAACAGTTACGACACTGATTTGTTTATTAGGAATAGctgtaaattataatataccAACACATGatagaaataagttttataatCGAATAATAAGTGAGCATAGAATCTATGGCAGGGATCCGTGCTTACGCAGTTCATGAACAGCACGGATACGTGTCAAATGAAAAGCTCCACTTGACAAAAAAGTTTAATTCATGGAGAAAAGAATGGTTCTCCTTTTGTATCTCTACATTTCtgcacctttttttttattcgactggatggcctttcgttttcgtttaattttgttgcaCCCAGTATTATCAAAGAGTGCCATGTAAAGATGTCACGTTAGATATTTGCTCAAAGCACAGCGCAAAGCACACACAGGATGGCAACAGGTCGACGGCGGGCATTTTACGTACTGTATGTGAACAAAGTCACATTgacggcgggcgcggggcgAGGTGCGCGCGGCTGCCTCGGTGTGATGTTGTACATACACTGCCATGAGCCACGTAAATAGACCCTTCGCACTCCCGACCTGAACCGCTGCCGTTCTGTGTGTTTTGCGCACAAAGAGACGTGAGAGAGTGTAAGTACAATCTTCACATAACGCTCGCTGCATGTGGGCCTCAAATATTTAGCAGCTAGTGAAGAACCTATAGGAAGACCATCACTACACCACGTGCTAGTGTTTCTGCACCAGATCTAAGAACTTTTTAATCCGGGGCAAAACTGCATTTTGGATGCCATTAGCACCCCCATTTCCTCCCCCAGCCATGCTTCAGAGACTTTATGGGtgattaaaatatgaaaattatacTTGTGTGCTTGTGTGGAGGTTTCAAAAACCCTAGTAAGGATGAAGAAAGCCACTAACTCAGCGCTGACCCTGGGGTAGAGCCAAAAGTGGTCGCTCTAGGCGCCGGATGGCAAGGGGCACTATTTCCAGTTTTAAAATTATGATGGCCCTTTTTGAGCGGCGCGTAACCCTCACAGCTATAGACGCGGAATTGGCTTTAGCtgatcaaaaatcataaaagcgaaaaaaaaagtttttctgtCAACACACGTCTTCTCTAGTTGGCCGAGCAGATCGGTCTTTGTCGCTCATGTTACGggaaataaagcgtttttataCCAATTTTGCGTCGATAGGTGTAGGGAGaccctaaggctgcgtttccactagaaATGTGCGAGTAGTGTGtgtgtcatgaaccaatagaaacgctttattcaCTTAACCTCGCTTAGCGCTGCTCtgaaggtgattttccaccggcgaggagacgagacgaggcgagacgagaattgaaatttgtatggcaaatTTTCAATTCTCTCCTAGCGCATCTCGGTGGAAATAGTAAGCATTGACGAGGATGTGCGAGACttgaattgaaatatttgttgttgtaaaaataaaccGTATTACTTCCGACATAGAGTATAAATTCAATGtgcttttccaccggcgaggcgagacgagaattgaaatttttgtatggcagcggccgcggcggctcgcggcgggcgcgcgataaTGCAACAGCAACACGCTTCGCGCGATAGGTGTTTTGTTGTTCGTTGCTGCAGGgctacaacaaaattcgaaaatcgaagttcgtatcgtaccgtccctctcactctcgtattaaataatataagcgttggagggacggtacgatacgaacttcgattttcgaatttagtagtACTCTTTATTACTTGTGAATACCGTCATGATAGTACAAGCCATGAACACGAAGCGCGACCTCTGCAACTATCCTTATCACACTTAAGTATGTTATTTGTGCGTGACGTAGATGGTTGCACGGCTCTTTTGTGTTCATGGAGTACCCACTTTTTAACTCTCACGGTAACTATTAATGTCAATCGCGAGCTCGCGCGGGCTCGCGATAGctattaaagtaaatttttaGTGGAAAAGGGCCAGTGGTAATTCTCGCCTCGCCTCGTCtcttctcgcctcgccggtggaaaatcaccttgagaataggtaaatgaagcgtttctattgggtCTTGGCCAACGTGTATCTCTGGTGAAAAGGCAGTCTAAGCGTGTAGACTTACTCTACCTTGACCAAGGGCTAGAGGCGGCGTTGCTCCATAATATTCTTCTGACCCCATGGTGTTCCCAGGAGGCCCACACGATGGCAGAGCGCGACCTGGGCTCCACCTTCCTCCTGCCGCACGTGCACCTCTATAAACCGGACCTTGTATGTATCTCCAGCACCTTTCAATCTTGATTCTGTCTTGCCGGCgaaatattatttccaaatgtttcattttccaactcacgattttctctgaaaccatactTTTTTCTACAAAACCGAAATACACTGagtttttttctggttttggAGAAAATTGAGATTTGGGAAATAAAAGTTTGTCAAATGAACATTTAGGAATAATACTTCTGCGAAAAGGTAAGATACCTTCattctttgcttactttggagACCTAGTCCTACCCAGCAATCGGTGTCTagtttcccgtgatattttttttttacgaagcACTGATGGATGCAAGTGACTGAGTCGCGACCCACTATCTAGTATGAACTTAGTCGCGTGACACCATCGCGTGGATCCTAGtcctttattttaattcatactAAGCATTGGGTCGGGTAATCCGGTTGTGGTCGTGTGTTGCGGTCGACGGTCGCGCTCACCGGCTACTTCGCAGCTCCTGAAATCCGCTGCAACTGAATGCGTTCGACAAATTCACACTTCGCTCACTTCAAACGCGtcgccagtttttttttattcgactggatggcaaacgagcaagtgggtctcctgatggtaagagatcaccaccgcccataaacatctgcaacaccaggggtattgcagatgcgttgccaacctagaggcctaagatgggatacctcaagtgccagtaatttcaccggctgtcttactctctacgccgaaatacaacaatgcaagcactgctgcttcacggcaggattagcgagcaagagcACACATAGAGCGATTTTGTAGTAGGTATCATTATGTTCATTAAAGCTAAaggtttaaaaaagtttttctttttcagacAAGCGACGTGTCGGAGTTCGATTCCCTGTGAAGTTCAAGTCACGTTTATGTTAAATGGCTTTACTGAGTAACTTGGCGTTAAATTTTACCACCAAAGTGaagactaatttatttattttaccttgTAAGTTTGTCATTTTACGGGCCGTGCTcccgtaccactaccatgagttttcAGTGAccatactcgatagcgacggcgtaaattattttagaggcgctgtacaattctccatcgctatcgagtacagccactgtaaactcatggtagtggtaccggTTAGATTCTCGGTATAAGTAATCGAGATTAATCACTATCTTGAGATTATGATTATTACACTAGCGACTCGTGGCAATTTGGTAGCGCTAGTGATGAGACAAACTAAAAGTACAAGAGTCTATATAGATCgtttttaatattgaaaagaTACTTTCATTACTGAGACTGCGACCAAAAGGTGTTATCAAAAGGTAAAGTTATCAAAAGAATAAAGTCAGAAGCTAAGCACATATCAATAAATATTGACATGTATCttattacacaaaaataaatatcaaagagAACATCAGTAAAAATACGCTGCAACATTGCAGaagaatgtttattttacatatCACATCAGTCGAAGTCGAAAGATTGCTTTCTTACACCAAGTGTATTTTCTCAAATATTATAAGATAActtccaaaaaaatacaacaaatatTAATTGTCTATCACGAATGTCATATATTCAATGATTGAAAATACTTTTTCTAATTGGTTTCTTTTGCTCGACTAATACAGAAAAACATTGTCACATCACTAGTCTTTCAGAAACCTCAAATGCTACCTCAATACCACGGGTCGCCGATGTTTAAATGATGGTCGCAATCGACATAGATCCCGATTGTACGAGCATCGAGCAAGTTTTACTTGTCTAGGTCCTATACTACCTACGAAGTTTaaatttcgaacttcgtatcttgccgtcctactgacgtttatattatttaatacgaaagtaagagagacggtacgatacgaactccgaatttcgtagtagcccccctggtacTACGTGTCTAATtacagtacaaccagaatgtcAATTTCGCTCGGGACttgtcggttttcttcgttttactgactattacttattctgtggttttactgaaaattcaattgaaaaagaaaaagaaaatcgaTCTTTGTTTCGATTTCCCAACGACATTAGCATACTGGTTGTACTAATTTTGAAAGTGTACTTACCTATGATGAAAACATGGAGGATGGATAATAACAAAGATGGCGatgtttttgtttatatgtaggtaactgTTTTAAATTTAGTGGAAGCTTGTAAATCTAAATAGGTGATACTTGCAGCTACTGAACTGCAGAAATGTGTTttgtgtataaaaaaagtgCTGGCTTGTTGTTATGCTACATCTTGTGCGGACTCAGAACTGTCAAACAAAGAATTTGCATACAATTTTATGcattacaatttgttttgttacgGCTTATAATTCAGCGGAGTTCACCTTTTTATTGCCAATCGATAAAATTTGTTATTGAACTAATCATTATAAAATCGATtcatagaaaactgtaattgtAAACTTGTTCAAGGGGTCTCGAAGGAACACCGATTGGTGTTTTTCTACATGCATCTCTGCTTACTTCCATCATCCATGTCAAATATTTGGAAATTGTAATTAACTTTGTTGatttcgttgttttttttacaagcaagttatataaaaatgcCATAATAAATATAAGCATTTTTAGATATAAGCTTTTATGAGAATTATTTGAATAAGAAATCACGTGcctagttaatttatttattaattgatttctTATTTGGAAAGTTCTCAGTTCCTTGCgggaaataaataggtacttgtaCTGTCTTATTTAAAGagctaaagttttttttagaattaagtaaaagcttgtacaaAAATTGAAAGTTATCAGTttcatagtttagtttagtataTCGTATGCTTTATACCTTTTTAGttacatttgtattattttgttttgttttacatttaaaataaatatttacatttattgtattgtttttgtaaacaCATACCATTTTAATgaagtttttataattttatgtaaaccGAAAAAAGTTCAGTAAACAGAAAACAGCCaggaaaaaaaacgtattttctATCTGTGTGTGTAATAAGTGTGTTGAGTGTTGAAGACAAACTGGTGACTCACTGACttgtttgtcataatatttGTAATTACCCTAAGCGACACCGAGGGTCCCGTACTTTGTTTCCGTACAAATCTACGAATatctagtgttagcagagccctgctcctaagcaaTGTACGCAGTGTAAGGTCATTTTAGATTGATATCTGGCATAGActgacagacataaaaaaaatataatataattttttgttaaaaagctACCCATAGATTTTGATTCCATTGGCAATTTATACggaaacacatttttaattaatagtatcttttgattacgttgacttagaagttttattttttcactacATCAAGGGGTTTGATTGATGTAGTGTGTGCATCAAGGGGTAGCAAACCCGAGTACCTACATTTCAACTTGTTACTTCAACGCGTTGCTGAGAAAAAGcacagtataaaaaaggagcagtattccgtctcggcagcgtccttgatataattacctacgccggctcggtacacaaacgcgcgatagggctgcctactctactaaTTGTTACTctttcagttatgtatttgatttgataatgtcacatctactgtcacatgaaatttaaagtagggaaaaGTTTAGGGAGAGATTTAAAGatggactaagtagtgtttaacaaaaatgaatttactttattttaataaaccacaaaacgtattatgttttaaacggtttttatttggcttcatcactacgagtacgtatatttgttacctacaaattatcTACGGAGAAGTACCTGTTTGCAcctcttctgggatgtgcgaaaagctttattgttgaattatattagattaatttaaacatccgtaccccgaacaatactgtttatatcgtttTGACGTattaaggtacgtaataaatgcgcgtgagtccgtacgtaaccgccggagcactcgcgactggtggttgccgaggtatgctgagaattcgtggcgcgtaggtataactcgcgttcccGCCGTTGTATGAAGACGGcgtactgctccttttttgtactgtggaaaaagagtcttgacagacgAACTAAGGAAcaataaagtgattttttttccctaaagtatggaactctaaaaataaaataaaacaaaaacttgaaCAGTAAAAGGTAACAATAATACACCTCTTAAATATGAGACAGcgttttatttaatattcaataataatttaagtttaatcGATAGAATATTCAGCAATTACAAATACAACTTGAAACAATCGAACAGAGcaactcatttaattttgaaacttaATACCGTAGCAATAGCATTATACTAGCCATATCTTTACACCGATCCTTAAGCACACTTAgacaaattaactttatttatatataaaattacaaGCAATGACCTTAATGATAGATCGGACGCTGATATGGAAAACAATTGCTTTGGAACAGCTCTTGCACCTGTCGCTATTACACCATCAGTCTCATCCGACTCACTCTTCACTCGGAAGAACGAGATTCCTCTCtttgctatttaatttatacaacAATCTCAAGGCAACAAAGACGATAAATGACCATCAAAGTGAGCAAGCCTCTTTCACCTTTACTATCTACGGCCTGTTCTACTTCATCTGTATTTAAAAtctgaaaaatattactgaaaacTGGATTCACATAGAAAGTActtgtaatgtttatttattacttaattagCTTAAATTTGTACTAGATGTATTTGTTACGGGATCTAGACCGTAATTACCTTAATGAGCTTCCGATATTTCGATATAGTTATCATCACATCACGTCTCAGTCGAGAGTTGACAGTTGCGGTTGATGCACAAGAATGTGGGTAGTCCGAGCACGGTCTACACAACATTAAGATCTACCCGCAAATTCGGTCTACCCGCGATCATGATGCATGCAACTGTGTTGAAATATCGGGAATTCTTTAAAGCTAATAACGGctacatcccgtaacaaatataggtattCAATGTAGTACCGTGAATTACTAAAAACTTTACACTAGTGCGAAACACGCACACAATTGAACCTTTCCCATGACTAATGTTGTCGTATTTCTTTGACTGAAAGGAAAACACGTCATCTGTTATAAGTGCTTTGTATCGCTATTAGCAAAATGAGGAGTCGGCCgtagaaaatatttatctacCTTACCCTATATTGTATGTCTACCTATCTACTTATGTAAGAAATTGTGCACGAATTAAAAATCTTAGTAGAGATCTGTTTGTCAGTAGCCGAAGCGATCCAGCTTCCGTAGGGTCTATCGCGCCCTTCCATTCCTTACCATTAGGTCTGTACCCATATTTGCCCGTACCTAAATAATAGCTAAAAATATTAACTAGATATCTTACAAAACGGTTAATACGCCTACTAAAGAGTTAACGACATATCAATAAGCAATGTTTATTCCAAAAACTAGATCAAGCTAAGCTATCTATTATAGGTCGAAGTAATATGGACCATTGTCGTCAAAATCCGACGTTTCAGTACAAAAGTGAGTACCAAAATACAATCCATTATTGTCAGCATGCAGAACCAACCTTTGGCAATGGTTTACTTGTACTACTTCACATTTGATCAAATATTACCAAAGGTTGGCGGTGCACACTAATTTTTCACATACAAATACCTCAGAGCTTGAGACATGAAATCTACTGCGTGTTATCTTCACTATTGAACTTACATAATGATTACACAGAGGATATTTCGATACAATCTATCACAATAGATGCTTTATAGAAAACACTGATATTCGACTAAGTTGGTTAACTGCTTGTTGATACATAATAGACTTAACTACAACAGTTTTAATCCCAAATATgagatttatttaaatcaacaaaATTAGAAAAGTGTTGTGATGAAGCCACAAAATGAGCTGTATAGTTGAAAACAACGCTGTGACTATCACAATTGTATTTAATGATTGGATAGATATCAAAGCAAATTTAGTTTCTGAAAAGACGTCGAATAATAGAGAAGTTTACTTTTTCGATTCTTCGAAGCTAGATGGAGGAGATTTTGCGATCATAGTCAGAGATCTGAAAGAAAAACAgaagtaagtataaataaaaatagcttcaaggaaggaaaatatttattactcatAGAAATTACTATTCTATTCGCCACATGAATTGAATTTATCCAAAGACatgaaaatcagttatttttacaTAAGATTTTTTCCATGAGTTAAGTATTTTAAGCTGATGTTGATTATATTGATGATACAGTGTTGTAAATAGGTGAAAATAAAGCCACAAAGGAATTATAAATCCACACACAAAAACAAGAAACCAAAAAAGCAGatgattttgtaaatattagtaCCAGTGATGATggtaatgcaaaataaaaggaaaaaagCAATACATTACAAGaaaatgtacctatttcttgaGGTTTTCTGTGGAGTGACTTAAGCAATAGCAGctgcaataataatatttcgtttagtaggtacatagaatccaattattttataattttggatatcatacaaatatataaaaCGAAGCAAAATCAACTAAAATTGTAACAGTATGATGTAAAAGAAAAGATAATCAAGTTTGAAAAACTACAGATGAAATGGTGCAAAAAATGAAATTGGCAAGGAAAGACTAATGGAATAAGAAGAAGAACAAAGTgataattattaagacaaagaGGTAAGTTACAAGAAGGTGATTAATACGTAAAATacatgggcgaccgagctttgctcgggctaaaactcgttaataaacatttttccagagataaggcCAAGCTTGATCGAtaagatcgatttgtcatccccgaaaacccctacataccaaatctcatcgaaattgttggagccgtttccaagaTTCGAGTTatattatctatttatatacacacaagaattgctcgtttaaaggtattagatagatagatatagatagacaggtagatagatagatagatatatagatataaaTGGTCTGTAATTAAAATCCTACAGATCTTTTATGAACATAATATAAAATCCTGAGCAACTAAAACAGCTGTTAAAGGAAATCATTGTGGTAGAATATAATACATTTTCCatcacttaatttttaatttagaaagaCCACATCCACAGCGCAGGTTTCGTCAGGTGATCATTTGAGATTtttaactgtttatttatttgttaattgatacatatttacaattttaaatcaAGAATTGGTAGCCTTGTTTAGTTGAACTTGATTTGAAtgattatttatagttttaacGTCCATTTCTCAAGCTCGTGCAATAAACCGTTGCCTTCACGTCACATACTTCCACCTCTGAATTTTGGTCAATAGCATACTATCTAGTTCAACTTTGTTTAAatctaaattgtttttatagttaagtatTGTACCTCCTCTGTGCGGGGACGGGTTGCGCATGCGTGGCCGGTGGGAGCGATGCTGGACAACTGCCTGACAACACAGGCTGTTGCTCTTCATCTTCTCTTCTTTCTCCTGCAAGAACATTGTCTTAAAAAGAACAGCTAAGAAAGCACTCAAAGAATATGGAGATACAGTTATAACATGATGTTAAGTTACATCTAATAATAGCCATGTCTCTGATATATT
This window encodes:
- the LOC141438652 gene encoding uncharacterized protein, whose product is MRRKHSMESSYSAMKERHNKQGALVSAGFKVSTTIRPDEQPKDDRDDLSSVHKDIDDMRFDSLRKSYSQEDLSEWTDAERRIGELTLSEARSVGGTLPASTGRAASSTRLTHQEAHTMAERDLGSTFLLPHVHLYKPDLTSDVSEFDSL